From the genome of Vicia villosa cultivar HV-30 ecotype Madison, WI linkage group LG2, Vvil1.0, whole genome shotgun sequence, one region includes:
- the LOC131653494 gene encoding cellulose synthase-like protein H1: MVNQNSLPLYEKIWIKHTFSRVMDSLILLLLLMLLGYRVSSHENHTLPWFVAFLCELWFTITWITTMSTKWTPARTKTFLDRLSHRVSESELPALDLFVTTADPVLEPPIITVNTVLSLLALDYPSNKLACYVSDDGCSSLTFYALVEATKFAEIWVPFCKKYNVQCRAPFRYFCNEAAENKDLPEFKQDWLKMKEEYEQLSSKIENAAQKSIPCQLMGEFAVFSQTQVKNHPTIIKVIRKNKDRSDTMPRVIYISREKSSKHSHHHKAGAMNVLTRISGLMTNAPFILNLDCDMYVNNPKIVLHALCILLDSKGEKEVAFAQCPQRFYDTVKDDAYGNQLVALPMYIGGGFAGLQGIIYAGTNCFHRRKVIYGLSPNHDIQNANKDHGFTKGTLLSEKETVQIFGNSKGFVNSATHILKGNTFGLYKSLDLEDASKVASCDYEYNTAWGKQVGWLYGSTSEDVLTGLKFHAKGWRSELCSPDPIAFMGCSPQDNLGQMAQHKRWSSGLFDIFLSKHCPIFGTLFGKLQFRECLAYIWITNWALRSLPEICYALLPAYCIITNSSFLPNKELGMWIPVTVFAIYNISTLSEHIKSGLSFRTWWNNQRMGRITTMNSCFLGFLTIILKKLRISDTVFEITKKEELPSNDSSNENVGRFIFNESLLFLPGTTILFVQLSALFMSCLGWKLIKNGEGFGVGEVFCSAYVVLCYLPFLKGLFGRGKYGIPFSTIWKSMVLAFLFVHFCNRAM, translated from the exons ATGGTTAACCAAAATTCCCTCCCTCTCTATGAGAAAATATGGATCAAACACACATTTTCAAGAGTTATGGATTCTTTGATATTGCTCCTCCTTCTCATGCTTCTTGGTTACAGAGTTTCTTCACATGAAAATCACACTTTGCCTTGGTTTGTTGCATTTCTATGTGAATTATGGTTCACCATCACTTGGATTACCACCATGTCCACCAAATGGACTCCGGCTCGTACCAAGACCTTCCTCGACCGTCTCTCGCATAG ggtgTCTGAATCTGAGCTTCCAGCATTGGACTTGTTTGTGACAACAGCAGATCCAGTTCTTGAACCGCCGATAATCACAGTGAACACAGTCTTGTCATTGTTGGCACTTGATTACCCTTCTAACAAGCTAGCTTGCTATGTTTCGGATGATGGTTGTTCATCTCTTACCTTTTATGCTCTTGTGGAAGCTACAAAGTTTGCTGAAATTTGGGTACCTTTTTGTAAGAAATACAATGTGCAATGTAGAGCGCCTTTTCGATACTTCTGCAATGAAGCCGCGGAGAACAAAGATTTGCCAGAATTCAAACAAGATTGGTTGAAAATGAAGGAAGAGTATGAACAGCTTAGCAGTAAAATTGAAAATGCGGCCCAAAAGTCGATCCCGTGTCAGCTCATGGGAGAATTTGCTGTATTTTCACAAACACAGGTTAAAAATCATCCAACTATAATCAAG GTAATTAGAAAAAACAAAGATCGTTCTGATACGATGCCTCGTGTAATCTACATTTCTAGAGAGAAGAGTTCGAAACACTCGCATCATCACAAAGCTGGCGCGATGAATGTCTTG ACAAGAATCTCTGGATTGATGACAAATGCGCCGTTTATCCTAAACTTAGATTGTGACATGTATGTGAATAATCCTAAGATTGTACTACACGCACTTTGCATTTTGTTGGATTCGAAGGGTGAAAAAGAAGTTGCATTTGCTCAATGTCCGCAACGATTCTACGATACTGTGAAAGATGATGCATATGGAAATCAGCTTGTGGCTTTGCCTATG TACATAGGAGGTGGATTTGCTGGACTTCAAGGGATTATATATGCAGGAACAAATTGTTTTCATAGAAGAAAAGTTATCTATGGTCTTTCTCCTAATCATGACATTCAAAATGCAAACAAGGATCATGGCTTCACCAAAG GAACATTGTTATCAGAAAAAGAAACTGTGCAAATATTCGGAAACTCAAAGGGATTTGTTAACTCAGCTACTCATATTTTGAAAGGGAATACATTTGGTCTTTACAAATCCCTTGATCTTGAAGATGCATCCAAAGTTGCTAGTTGTGATTATGAATACAATACTGCTTGGGGTAAACAG GTGGGATGGTTATATGGATCAACATCAGAGGATGTACTAACCGGGCTTAAGTTTCACGCAAAAGGATGGAGATCCGAGCTTTGTTCACCAGACCCGATAGCCTTTATGGGCTGTTCGCCACAAGATAACTTGGGCCAAATGGCCCAACATAAGAGATGGTCCTCAGGGTTGTTTGATATCTTTCTTAGCAAACATTGTCCGATTTTCGGTACCCTATTTGGTAAACTCCAATTCAGAGAATGTTTGGCATATATTTGGATTACTAACTGGGCCTTAAGATCTCTCCCAGAAATTTGTTATGCCCTTCTACCTGCTTATTGCATCATTACCAACTCCAGTTTCTTGCCTAACAAG GAACTCGGTATGTGGATCCCTGTGACTGTATTCGCGATATACAACATATCTACTCTCTCCGAGCATATAAAATCAGGACTATCATTCCGAACATGGTGGAACAATCAAAGGATGGGAAGAATAACAACCATGAACTCTtgttttttgggatttttgactATCATACTCAAAAAACTGAGAATATCCGACACCGTTTTTGAAATAACAAAGAAAGAAGAACTACCTTCTAACGACAGTTCCAATGAAAATGTCGGTAGGTTCATTTTCAACGAGTCGCTTCTTTTTCTACCAGGGACTACAATTTTGTTTGTTCAACTCAGTGCACTTTTTATGAGCTGTTTGGGATGGAAACTGATTAAGAATGGTGAAGGATTTGGAGTAGGAGAGGTCTTTTGTAGTGCTTATGTGGTATTATGTTACTTGCCATTTTTGAAAGGGCTTTTTGGGAGAGGAAAATATGGGATACCATTTTCCACAATATGGAAGTCAATGGTGCTAGCTTTTCTATTTGTTCACTTTTGTAATCGAGCCATGTGA